From a single Nicotiana tomentosiformis chromosome 2, ASM39032v3, whole genome shotgun sequence genomic region:
- the LOC104107048 gene encoding uncharacterized protein isoform X2 gives MSSRGGNGGVGVQAIPAGSRKVVQSLKEIVNCPEPEIYAMLKECNMDPNEAVNRLLTQDTFHEVKSKREKRKESKDTTESRPRGSVSNSGRGSRGGAEWYVGRGGSEPTKPTPGYKKENGSYTSYLTSTPEVSGSNVSRRVATISDAAANESKKPAAVDGVSSVSQHSSGYQPTWGGVPGQVSMADIVKMGKPQSKVPSVPNVSHHNANANQNHIQGLPSGASHQNIQFSDDHTSNVSDVYRESGDYRVQHRSTDEEWPLIEQPSVASQPSISEPPADSELHPDPANISYDRINHQTEIDEVQGIDDSTAENLGSPPSIKLQEDNAGGAVLYENDLYRFQNQNHTFDHQEVEDVNISVSSVAANLQQLNVHDDRGLSPEGDGPSVVIPDHLQVQTADCSHLSFGSFGAGIGGSFSGPLESAPVNTSLEDAPKDVEGSSVGNLGSRAPEYYGDESLGHASESNIYHRTNASSGNYDSPSASQPVPLKAEMSEHGNHYSYPSSAAGYTYETAQQLAAAFSQPQTSSQMQNLASFSNVMAFTNSLPSTLLAANVHAGRESDPSYSPFTATQAMPSKYGNSVSSIGGSTISMPESLRTAGFQSAQPTQQTLSGTSVTTGPAVPQHLTVHPYSQPTLPLGPFANMISYPFMPQSYTYMPSAFQQPFAGSSTYHQSLAAVLPQYKNSVSVSSLPQSASVASGYGGFGNTASIPGNFPMNPAAAPSGTNLSYDDVLSSQYKDTNHLMSLQQGENSAMWLHGPGSRTMSAVPANTYYGFQGQNQQSGGFRQAQQPMQNHGSLGYPNFYHSQAGISLEHQQQNPRDGSLGGSQGQPKQSQQQLWQNSY, from the exons ATGAGTAGCAGAGGAGGCAATGGTGGAGTTGGGGTACAAGCGATACCAGCAGGGTCAAGGAAGGTGGTGCAAAGCTTGAAGGAGATAGTTAACTGTCCTGAGCCTGAGATCTATGCTATGCTCAAAGAATGTAATATGGACCCTAATGAAGCCGTCAATAGGCTTCTTACTCAAG ATACTTTTCATGAGGTGAAGAGCAAACGTGAAAAGAGAAAAGAG AGTAAGGATACAACTGAATCTAGGCCGCGTGGTTCAGTTAGCAATTCAGGCCGTGGAAGCAGGGGTGGTGCCGAATGGTATGTTGGGCGTGGCGGGTCAG AGCCTACCAAGCCTACTCCTGGATACAAAAAGGAGAATGGATCTTATACAAGTTATCTGACTTCTACTCCTGAAGTTTCCGGAAGTAACGTAAGCAGGAGGGTTGCAACCATCAG TGATGCTGCTGCAAATGAAAGTAAAAAGCCAGCAGCAGTTGATGGTGTTTCATCAGTCTCACAGCATTCTTCTGGATATCAACCTACTTGGGGCGGGGTGCCAGGTCAAGTTTCCATGGCTGATATTGTGAAGATGGGTAAGCCGCAGAGCAAAGTGCCGAGTGTACCTAATgtatctcaccacaatgccaatGCCAACCAAAACCATATTCAAGGGCTCCCTTCTGGTGCATCACATCAAAATATTCAGTTTTCTGACGATCATACATCCAATGTTTCTGATGTATATCGAGAGTCTGGGGATTATCGGGTGCAGCATCGTTCAACCGATGAGGAATGGCCTCTAATCGAGCAGCCATCAGTTGCTAGCCAGCCCTCTATCTCAGAGCCTCCTGCAGATTCTGAGCTGCATCCTGATCCAGCTAACATATCATATGACAGAATTAATCATCAAACTGAGATTGATGAGGTTCAGGGGATAGATGACAGCACTGCTGAAAATCTTGGTAGTCCTCCAAGCATAAAGTTGCAGGAGGATAATGCTGGAGGCGCAGTTCTTTATGAGAATGACCTCTACAGATTTCAGAACCAGAATCATACTTTTGACCATCAAGAAG TTGAAGATGTTAACATCTCTGTTTCATCAGTTGCTGCAAACTTGCAACAGTTAAATGTACATGATGATAGAGGGTTGTCACCTGAAGGAGATGGTCCTTCTGTTGTAATCCCAGACCATCTTCAAGTTCAAACTGCAGACTGCTCACACCTGAGCTTTGGTAGCTTTGGCGCTGGTATTGGCGGGTCCTTTTCCGGGCCTTTAgaatctgctccagtgaatactAGCTTGGAAGATGCACCTAAAGATGTGGAGGGTTCATCAGTTGGGAACTTGGGATCCAG AGCTCCCGAATACTATGGTGATGAGTCTCTCGGACATGCATCTGAGAGTAACATATACCATAGAACTAATGCAAGTTCTGGAAATTATGATTCACCTTCTGCTTCACAACCAGTGCCGTTGAAAGCAGAGATGAGCGAACATGGAAATCATTACTCGTATCCCTCCTCTGCTGCTGGCTACACATATGAAACTGCACAACAATTGGCTGCAGCATTTAGTCAGCCACAGACAAGTTCCCAGATGCAAAATCTTGCTTCTTTCTCCAATGTAATG GCCTTCACAAATTCATTGCCAAGTACCTTGTTGGCTGCTAATGTTCATGCTGGTCGTGAATCTGATCCTTCATACTCACCATTTACTGCAACACAAGCAATGCCCTCAAAATATGGCAACTCTGTTTCTTCAATTGGAGGTTCAACTATTTCCATGCCCGAG TCTTTGAGGACTGCTGGTTTTCAATCAGCACAACCTACACAGCAGACACTTTCTGGAACTAGTGTCACCACCGGACCTGCTGTGCCGCAACATCTTACTGTACATCCATATTCCCAACCAACACTTCCTCTGGGACCGTTTGCTAACATGATTAGTTATCCCTTTATGCCTCAGAGCTATACGTATATGCCATCTGCATTCCAGCAACCATTTGCTGGTAGCAGTACTTATCATCAGTCGCTAGCGGCAGTGCTCCCCCAATATAAGAACAGTGTTTCCGTCAGCAGCTTACCTCAGTCTGCCAGTGTTGCTTCTGGATATGGTGGTTTTGGAAATACAGCAAGTATCCCTGGTAACTTCCCAATGAACCCTGCTGCTGCTCCCTCTGGTACTAACTTGAGTTACGATGATGTGTTGAGCTCTCAGTACAAGGATACCAATCATTTAATGTCTCTTCAGCAG GGTGAGAATTCAGCTATGTGGCTTCATGGACCTGGCTCAAGAACAATGTCTGCTGTTCCTGCTAACACATACTATGGTTTCCAAGGTCAAAACCAGCAAAGTGGTGGATTTAGGCAAGCTCAACAGCCAATGCAGAATCATGGATCTTTGGGCTACCCAAATTTCTACCATTCTCAGGCTGGGATCTCATTAGAACATCAACAGCAAAATCCAAGGGATGGGTCATTGGGTGGCTCTCAAGGCCAGCCAAAGCAGTCTCAACAGCAGCTATGGCAAAACAGCTACTAA
- the LOC104107048 gene encoding cell wall protein AWA1-like isoform X1, with protein sequence MSSRGGNGGVGVQAIPAGSRKVVQSLKEIVNCPEPEIYAMLKECNMDPNEAVNRLLTQDTFHEVKSKREKRKEVQSKDTTESRPRGSVSNSGRGSRGGAEWYVGRGGSEPTKPTPGYKKENGSYTSYLTSTPEVSGSNVSRRVATISDAAANESKKPAAVDGVSSVSQHSSGYQPTWGGVPGQVSMADIVKMGKPQSKVPSVPNVSHHNANANQNHIQGLPSGASHQNIQFSDDHTSNVSDVYRESGDYRVQHRSTDEEWPLIEQPSVASQPSISEPPADSELHPDPANISYDRINHQTEIDEVQGIDDSTAENLGSPPSIKLQEDNAGGAVLYENDLYRFQNQNHTFDHQEVEDVNISVSSVAANLQQLNVHDDRGLSPEGDGPSVVIPDHLQVQTADCSHLSFGSFGAGIGGSFSGPLESAPVNTSLEDAPKDVEGSSVGNLGSRAPEYYGDESLGHASESNIYHRTNASSGNYDSPSASQPVPLKAEMSEHGNHYSYPSSAAGYTYETAQQLAAAFSQPQTSSQMQNLASFSNVMAFTNSLPSTLLAANVHAGRESDPSYSPFTATQAMPSKYGNSVSSIGGSTISMPESLRTAGFQSAQPTQQTLSGTSVTTGPAVPQHLTVHPYSQPTLPLGPFANMISYPFMPQSYTYMPSAFQQPFAGSSTYHQSLAAVLPQYKNSVSVSSLPQSASVASGYGGFGNTASIPGNFPMNPAAAPSGTNLSYDDVLSSQYKDTNHLMSLQQGENSAMWLHGPGSRTMSAVPANTYYGFQGQNQQSGGFRQAQQPMQNHGSLGYPNFYHSQAGISLEHQQQNPRDGSLGGSQGQPKQSQQQLWQNSY encoded by the exons ATGAGTAGCAGAGGAGGCAATGGTGGAGTTGGGGTACAAGCGATACCAGCAGGGTCAAGGAAGGTGGTGCAAAGCTTGAAGGAGATAGTTAACTGTCCTGAGCCTGAGATCTATGCTATGCTCAAAGAATGTAATATGGACCCTAATGAAGCCGTCAATAGGCTTCTTACTCAAG ATACTTTTCATGAGGTGAAGAGCAAACGTGAAAAGAGAAAAGAG GTTCAGAGTAAGGATACAACTGAATCTAGGCCGCGTGGTTCAGTTAGCAATTCAGGCCGTGGAAGCAGGGGTGGTGCCGAATGGTATGTTGGGCGTGGCGGGTCAG AGCCTACCAAGCCTACTCCTGGATACAAAAAGGAGAATGGATCTTATACAAGTTATCTGACTTCTACTCCTGAAGTTTCCGGAAGTAACGTAAGCAGGAGGGTTGCAACCATCAG TGATGCTGCTGCAAATGAAAGTAAAAAGCCAGCAGCAGTTGATGGTGTTTCATCAGTCTCACAGCATTCTTCTGGATATCAACCTACTTGGGGCGGGGTGCCAGGTCAAGTTTCCATGGCTGATATTGTGAAGATGGGTAAGCCGCAGAGCAAAGTGCCGAGTGTACCTAATgtatctcaccacaatgccaatGCCAACCAAAACCATATTCAAGGGCTCCCTTCTGGTGCATCACATCAAAATATTCAGTTTTCTGACGATCATACATCCAATGTTTCTGATGTATATCGAGAGTCTGGGGATTATCGGGTGCAGCATCGTTCAACCGATGAGGAATGGCCTCTAATCGAGCAGCCATCAGTTGCTAGCCAGCCCTCTATCTCAGAGCCTCCTGCAGATTCTGAGCTGCATCCTGATCCAGCTAACATATCATATGACAGAATTAATCATCAAACTGAGATTGATGAGGTTCAGGGGATAGATGACAGCACTGCTGAAAATCTTGGTAGTCCTCCAAGCATAAAGTTGCAGGAGGATAATGCTGGAGGCGCAGTTCTTTATGAGAATGACCTCTACAGATTTCAGAACCAGAATCATACTTTTGACCATCAAGAAG TTGAAGATGTTAACATCTCTGTTTCATCAGTTGCTGCAAACTTGCAACAGTTAAATGTACATGATGATAGAGGGTTGTCACCTGAAGGAGATGGTCCTTCTGTTGTAATCCCAGACCATCTTCAAGTTCAAACTGCAGACTGCTCACACCTGAGCTTTGGTAGCTTTGGCGCTGGTATTGGCGGGTCCTTTTCCGGGCCTTTAgaatctgctccagtgaatactAGCTTGGAAGATGCACCTAAAGATGTGGAGGGTTCATCAGTTGGGAACTTGGGATCCAG AGCTCCCGAATACTATGGTGATGAGTCTCTCGGACATGCATCTGAGAGTAACATATACCATAGAACTAATGCAAGTTCTGGAAATTATGATTCACCTTCTGCTTCACAACCAGTGCCGTTGAAAGCAGAGATGAGCGAACATGGAAATCATTACTCGTATCCCTCCTCTGCTGCTGGCTACACATATGAAACTGCACAACAATTGGCTGCAGCATTTAGTCAGCCACAGACAAGTTCCCAGATGCAAAATCTTGCTTCTTTCTCCAATGTAATG GCCTTCACAAATTCATTGCCAAGTACCTTGTTGGCTGCTAATGTTCATGCTGGTCGTGAATCTGATCCTTCATACTCACCATTTACTGCAACACAAGCAATGCCCTCAAAATATGGCAACTCTGTTTCTTCAATTGGAGGTTCAACTATTTCCATGCCCGAG TCTTTGAGGACTGCTGGTTTTCAATCAGCACAACCTACACAGCAGACACTTTCTGGAACTAGTGTCACCACCGGACCTGCTGTGCCGCAACATCTTACTGTACATCCATATTCCCAACCAACACTTCCTCTGGGACCGTTTGCTAACATGATTAGTTATCCCTTTATGCCTCAGAGCTATACGTATATGCCATCTGCATTCCAGCAACCATTTGCTGGTAGCAGTACTTATCATCAGTCGCTAGCGGCAGTGCTCCCCCAATATAAGAACAGTGTTTCCGTCAGCAGCTTACCTCAGTCTGCCAGTGTTGCTTCTGGATATGGTGGTTTTGGAAATACAGCAAGTATCCCTGGTAACTTCCCAATGAACCCTGCTGCTGCTCCCTCTGGTACTAACTTGAGTTACGATGATGTGTTGAGCTCTCAGTACAAGGATACCAATCATTTAATGTCTCTTCAGCAG GGTGAGAATTCAGCTATGTGGCTTCATGGACCTGGCTCAAGAACAATGTCTGCTGTTCCTGCTAACACATACTATGGTTTCCAAGGTCAAAACCAGCAAAGTGGTGGATTTAGGCAAGCTCAACAGCCAATGCAGAATCATGGATCTTTGGGCTACCCAAATTTCTACCATTCTCAGGCTGGGATCTCATTAGAACATCAACAGCAAAATCCAAGGGATGGGTCATTGGGTGGCTCTCAAGGCCAGCCAAAGCAGTCTCAACAGCAGCTATGGCAAAACAGCTACTAA
- the LOC104107048 gene encoding cell wall protein AWA1-like isoform X3: MLCSKNVIWTLMKPSIGFLLKVQSKDTTESRPRGSVSNSGRGSRGGAEWYVGRGGSEPTKPTPGYKKENGSYTSYLTSTPEVSGSNVSRRVATISDAAANESKKPAAVDGVSSVSQHSSGYQPTWGGVPGQVSMADIVKMGKPQSKVPSVPNVSHHNANANQNHIQGLPSGASHQNIQFSDDHTSNVSDVYRESGDYRVQHRSTDEEWPLIEQPSVASQPSISEPPADSELHPDPANISYDRINHQTEIDEVQGIDDSTAENLGSPPSIKLQEDNAGGAVLYENDLYRFQNQNHTFDHQEVEDVNISVSSVAANLQQLNVHDDRGLSPEGDGPSVVIPDHLQVQTADCSHLSFGSFGAGIGGSFSGPLESAPVNTSLEDAPKDVEGSSVGNLGSRAPEYYGDESLGHASESNIYHRTNASSGNYDSPSASQPVPLKAEMSEHGNHYSYPSSAAGYTYETAQQLAAAFSQPQTSSQMQNLASFSNVMAFTNSLPSTLLAANVHAGRESDPSYSPFTATQAMPSKYGNSVSSIGGSTISMPESLRTAGFQSAQPTQQTLSGTSVTTGPAVPQHLTVHPYSQPTLPLGPFANMISYPFMPQSYTYMPSAFQQPFAGSSTYHQSLAAVLPQYKNSVSVSSLPQSASVASGYGGFGNTASIPGNFPMNPAAAPSGTNLSYDDVLSSQYKDTNHLMSLQQGENSAMWLHGPGSRTMSAVPANTYYGFQGQNQQSGGFRQAQQPMQNHGSLGYPNFYHSQAGISLEHQQQNPRDGSLGGSQGQPKQSQQQLWQNSY, translated from the exons ATGCTATGCTCAAAGAATGTAATATGGACCCTAATGAAGCCGTCAATAGGCTTCTTACTCAAG GTTCAGAGTAAGGATACAACTGAATCTAGGCCGCGTGGTTCAGTTAGCAATTCAGGCCGTGGAAGCAGGGGTGGTGCCGAATGGTATGTTGGGCGTGGCGGGTCAG AGCCTACCAAGCCTACTCCTGGATACAAAAAGGAGAATGGATCTTATACAAGTTATCTGACTTCTACTCCTGAAGTTTCCGGAAGTAACGTAAGCAGGAGGGTTGCAACCATCAG TGATGCTGCTGCAAATGAAAGTAAAAAGCCAGCAGCAGTTGATGGTGTTTCATCAGTCTCACAGCATTCTTCTGGATATCAACCTACTTGGGGCGGGGTGCCAGGTCAAGTTTCCATGGCTGATATTGTGAAGATGGGTAAGCCGCAGAGCAAAGTGCCGAGTGTACCTAATgtatctcaccacaatgccaatGCCAACCAAAACCATATTCAAGGGCTCCCTTCTGGTGCATCACATCAAAATATTCAGTTTTCTGACGATCATACATCCAATGTTTCTGATGTATATCGAGAGTCTGGGGATTATCGGGTGCAGCATCGTTCAACCGATGAGGAATGGCCTCTAATCGAGCAGCCATCAGTTGCTAGCCAGCCCTCTATCTCAGAGCCTCCTGCAGATTCTGAGCTGCATCCTGATCCAGCTAACATATCATATGACAGAATTAATCATCAAACTGAGATTGATGAGGTTCAGGGGATAGATGACAGCACTGCTGAAAATCTTGGTAGTCCTCCAAGCATAAAGTTGCAGGAGGATAATGCTGGAGGCGCAGTTCTTTATGAGAATGACCTCTACAGATTTCAGAACCAGAATCATACTTTTGACCATCAAGAAG TTGAAGATGTTAACATCTCTGTTTCATCAGTTGCTGCAAACTTGCAACAGTTAAATGTACATGATGATAGAGGGTTGTCACCTGAAGGAGATGGTCCTTCTGTTGTAATCCCAGACCATCTTCAAGTTCAAACTGCAGACTGCTCACACCTGAGCTTTGGTAGCTTTGGCGCTGGTATTGGCGGGTCCTTTTCCGGGCCTTTAgaatctgctccagtgaatactAGCTTGGAAGATGCACCTAAAGATGTGGAGGGTTCATCAGTTGGGAACTTGGGATCCAG AGCTCCCGAATACTATGGTGATGAGTCTCTCGGACATGCATCTGAGAGTAACATATACCATAGAACTAATGCAAGTTCTGGAAATTATGATTCACCTTCTGCTTCACAACCAGTGCCGTTGAAAGCAGAGATGAGCGAACATGGAAATCATTACTCGTATCCCTCCTCTGCTGCTGGCTACACATATGAAACTGCACAACAATTGGCTGCAGCATTTAGTCAGCCACAGACAAGTTCCCAGATGCAAAATCTTGCTTCTTTCTCCAATGTAATG GCCTTCACAAATTCATTGCCAAGTACCTTGTTGGCTGCTAATGTTCATGCTGGTCGTGAATCTGATCCTTCATACTCACCATTTACTGCAACACAAGCAATGCCCTCAAAATATGGCAACTCTGTTTCTTCAATTGGAGGTTCAACTATTTCCATGCCCGAG TCTTTGAGGACTGCTGGTTTTCAATCAGCACAACCTACACAGCAGACACTTTCTGGAACTAGTGTCACCACCGGACCTGCTGTGCCGCAACATCTTACTGTACATCCATATTCCCAACCAACACTTCCTCTGGGACCGTTTGCTAACATGATTAGTTATCCCTTTATGCCTCAGAGCTATACGTATATGCCATCTGCATTCCAGCAACCATTTGCTGGTAGCAGTACTTATCATCAGTCGCTAGCGGCAGTGCTCCCCCAATATAAGAACAGTGTTTCCGTCAGCAGCTTACCTCAGTCTGCCAGTGTTGCTTCTGGATATGGTGGTTTTGGAAATACAGCAAGTATCCCTGGTAACTTCCCAATGAACCCTGCTGCTGCTCCCTCTGGTACTAACTTGAGTTACGATGATGTGTTGAGCTCTCAGTACAAGGATACCAATCATTTAATGTCTCTTCAGCAG GGTGAGAATTCAGCTATGTGGCTTCATGGACCTGGCTCAAGAACAATGTCTGCTGTTCCTGCTAACACATACTATGGTTTCCAAGGTCAAAACCAGCAAAGTGGTGGATTTAGGCAAGCTCAACAGCCAATGCAGAATCATGGATCTTTGGGCTACCCAAATTTCTACCATTCTCAGGCTGGGATCTCATTAGAACATCAACAGCAAAATCCAAGGGATGGGTCATTGGGTGGCTCTCAAGGCCAGCCAAAGCAGTCTCAACAGCAGCTATGGCAAAACAGCTACTAA
- the LOC104107048 gene encoding cell wall protein AWA1-like isoform X4 → MFYVLSDGLHALAEYYKSKDTTESRPRGSVSNSGRGSRGGAEWYVGRGGSEPTKPTPGYKKENGSYTSYLTSTPEVSGSNVSRRVATISDAAANESKKPAAVDGVSSVSQHSSGYQPTWGGVPGQVSMADIVKMGKPQSKVPSVPNVSHHNANANQNHIQGLPSGASHQNIQFSDDHTSNVSDVYRESGDYRVQHRSTDEEWPLIEQPSVASQPSISEPPADSELHPDPANISYDRINHQTEIDEVQGIDDSTAENLGSPPSIKLQEDNAGGAVLYENDLYRFQNQNHTFDHQEVEDVNISVSSVAANLQQLNVHDDRGLSPEGDGPSVVIPDHLQVQTADCSHLSFGSFGAGIGGSFSGPLESAPVNTSLEDAPKDVEGSSVGNLGSRAPEYYGDESLGHASESNIYHRTNASSGNYDSPSASQPVPLKAEMSEHGNHYSYPSSAAGYTYETAQQLAAAFSQPQTSSQMQNLASFSNVMAFTNSLPSTLLAANVHAGRESDPSYSPFTATQAMPSKYGNSVSSIGGSTISMPESLRTAGFQSAQPTQQTLSGTSVTTGPAVPQHLTVHPYSQPTLPLGPFANMISYPFMPQSYTYMPSAFQQPFAGSSTYHQSLAAVLPQYKNSVSVSSLPQSASVASGYGGFGNTASIPGNFPMNPAAAPSGTNLSYDDVLSSQYKDTNHLMSLQQGENSAMWLHGPGSRTMSAVPANTYYGFQGQNQQSGGFRQAQQPMQNHGSLGYPNFYHSQAGISLEHQQQNPRDGSLGGSQGQPKQSQQQLWQNSY, encoded by the exons ATGTTTTATGTCTTATCTGATGGGTTGCATGCTCTAGCAGAATATTATAAG AGTAAGGATACAACTGAATCTAGGCCGCGTGGTTCAGTTAGCAATTCAGGCCGTGGAAGCAGGGGTGGTGCCGAATGGTATGTTGGGCGTGGCGGGTCAG AGCCTACCAAGCCTACTCCTGGATACAAAAAGGAGAATGGATCTTATACAAGTTATCTGACTTCTACTCCTGAAGTTTCCGGAAGTAACGTAAGCAGGAGGGTTGCAACCATCAG TGATGCTGCTGCAAATGAAAGTAAAAAGCCAGCAGCAGTTGATGGTGTTTCATCAGTCTCACAGCATTCTTCTGGATATCAACCTACTTGGGGCGGGGTGCCAGGTCAAGTTTCCATGGCTGATATTGTGAAGATGGGTAAGCCGCAGAGCAAAGTGCCGAGTGTACCTAATgtatctcaccacaatgccaatGCCAACCAAAACCATATTCAAGGGCTCCCTTCTGGTGCATCACATCAAAATATTCAGTTTTCTGACGATCATACATCCAATGTTTCTGATGTATATCGAGAGTCTGGGGATTATCGGGTGCAGCATCGTTCAACCGATGAGGAATGGCCTCTAATCGAGCAGCCATCAGTTGCTAGCCAGCCCTCTATCTCAGAGCCTCCTGCAGATTCTGAGCTGCATCCTGATCCAGCTAACATATCATATGACAGAATTAATCATCAAACTGAGATTGATGAGGTTCAGGGGATAGATGACAGCACTGCTGAAAATCTTGGTAGTCCTCCAAGCATAAAGTTGCAGGAGGATAATGCTGGAGGCGCAGTTCTTTATGAGAATGACCTCTACAGATTTCAGAACCAGAATCATACTTTTGACCATCAAGAAG TTGAAGATGTTAACATCTCTGTTTCATCAGTTGCTGCAAACTTGCAACAGTTAAATGTACATGATGATAGAGGGTTGTCACCTGAAGGAGATGGTCCTTCTGTTGTAATCCCAGACCATCTTCAAGTTCAAACTGCAGACTGCTCACACCTGAGCTTTGGTAGCTTTGGCGCTGGTATTGGCGGGTCCTTTTCCGGGCCTTTAgaatctgctccagtgaatactAGCTTGGAAGATGCACCTAAAGATGTGGAGGGTTCATCAGTTGGGAACTTGGGATCCAG AGCTCCCGAATACTATGGTGATGAGTCTCTCGGACATGCATCTGAGAGTAACATATACCATAGAACTAATGCAAGTTCTGGAAATTATGATTCACCTTCTGCTTCACAACCAGTGCCGTTGAAAGCAGAGATGAGCGAACATGGAAATCATTACTCGTATCCCTCCTCTGCTGCTGGCTACACATATGAAACTGCACAACAATTGGCTGCAGCATTTAGTCAGCCACAGACAAGTTCCCAGATGCAAAATCTTGCTTCTTTCTCCAATGTAATG GCCTTCACAAATTCATTGCCAAGTACCTTGTTGGCTGCTAATGTTCATGCTGGTCGTGAATCTGATCCTTCATACTCACCATTTACTGCAACACAAGCAATGCCCTCAAAATATGGCAACTCTGTTTCTTCAATTGGAGGTTCAACTATTTCCATGCCCGAG TCTTTGAGGACTGCTGGTTTTCAATCAGCACAACCTACACAGCAGACACTTTCTGGAACTAGTGTCACCACCGGACCTGCTGTGCCGCAACATCTTACTGTACATCCATATTCCCAACCAACACTTCCTCTGGGACCGTTTGCTAACATGATTAGTTATCCCTTTATGCCTCAGAGCTATACGTATATGCCATCTGCATTCCAGCAACCATTTGCTGGTAGCAGTACTTATCATCAGTCGCTAGCGGCAGTGCTCCCCCAATATAAGAACAGTGTTTCCGTCAGCAGCTTACCTCAGTCTGCCAGTGTTGCTTCTGGATATGGTGGTTTTGGAAATACAGCAAGTATCCCTGGTAACTTCCCAATGAACCCTGCTGCTGCTCCCTCTGGTACTAACTTGAGTTACGATGATGTGTTGAGCTCTCAGTACAAGGATACCAATCATTTAATGTCTCTTCAGCAG GGTGAGAATTCAGCTATGTGGCTTCATGGACCTGGCTCAAGAACAATGTCTGCTGTTCCTGCTAACACATACTATGGTTTCCAAGGTCAAAACCAGCAAAGTGGTGGATTTAGGCAAGCTCAACAGCCAATGCAGAATCATGGATCTTTGGGCTACCCAAATTTCTACCATTCTCAGGCTGGGATCTCATTAGAACATCAACAGCAAAATCCAAGGGATGGGTCATTGGGTGGCTCTCAAGGCCAGCCAAAGCAGTCTCAACAGCAGCTATGGCAAAACAGCTACTAA